The genomic interval AAAGATTTCAATTCaagttaataattaaaaaaaaatatttcatgtaTGCTTCACATTACATAGTAATCATTAGATACATGATATATGGTATGAATCAATAAGTCAGGAATGAATTAGATTCTAATAGCTAATGTATCTTAacaaattgatatatatatatatatatatattcataaaaaatagtaaataaatcaAGGGCATTTGTCAAGGaactcaaaagaaataaaaagaaatcgaGAAACATCATGTTTTATCTCCCAAAGTGCATAACTGCCTCATACACGTGATGTCAAGGAATTCAGGGAAACAAAAGCTTACCATATTTGACCTCTCAATACACATGACCACCTCATACACATGATTTATAGGAATCCAGAGAAAATAAAACTTaccatatttgattttttaacgCTTACATCGCCAACCTCATACACGTGATTGCATTGCAATATCATTCGAATACTGAGGTGTCATCCATTCATGACCCTCTGGCCTCATTAGTTTCACCGTCTTCACCTCCTTTAAAGCTCCAAAGCCATGGATCAAACAAATGCAGATACAGAAGATAATGTAATGGAGGGCTTTGAATCTCGCCAAGAAATTGACGCCCTATTGAAAGAGGCAGAAGAAGACATGCTCATTAACTCAAGCACGGATGATATTTCAAAtagtgaagaagatgatgattaTGTTCAAATGTTGATTGAAAGAGAGATCAACAATGGATTCCCATGGCACATATGTGAATTTGCATGCCTTGCACTTGATAATTGGCTCAAATATGCTCGTTGGAATGCCATTTCTTGGATTCTCAGAGTAAGTCTCAAAATCCAATTCCATTCATTGTCTCAAGAATAAAAACTTTCATGTCAGATCTATATATAAAGACATTACTCAATTTTTGCACTTGTTTCTTCATCTAAATCCAGTCTTGAGAGCTTTTAGGACTTAGATTTGAAACGGCTTACTTATCTATGACCTATTTTGATGGATTTCTTGCAAGGCGAATGATTGATGTAAGTTTAATCTCATTCCATTCTTTGATTAGCCTCATCTTTAAGTAACTATATTTTCTAGggtttttgattgaatttgttgGTTGTTTCTGGAATAGAGGGAACAACATTATGTGATTCAGTTACTATCATTGGCATGTCTATCATTGGCGACAAagatgaaggaagaaaaaacaCTAACTTTGAGAGACTTTCCCATGGAAGAATATCAATTTGACAACAAAGTGATTCAAAGAATGGAGCTTTTGGTACTGAATACATTAGAGTGGAGGATGAGTCTAGTCAGCCCTTTTGCTTACATTCGTTGCTTGATCAAGATGTTTTTTGAAGATCCCTCTACACCAAACAAAACAATCTCTAGAATTGCGCAACTTATTTTTGGCTACCATGAAAGGtaattaaaaactttttggatttttatatttggttcctattaaatttttcttcattaatTGTGTGTTTTTTATTATGTGGATTAAATGTATGCAGATGTGAATCTGATGGGCAATCGACCATCAATCATAGCCGTGGCAGCCACTTTAGTAGCCATGGatccaaaattaacaaaatcatctTTGGATCTTAAGATTAAAGCCTTCTCTCCCATTGGGTTCCTTGAAATAGTGAGTCCTTACTcaagattatatatttttttgttcaaaAACACATGATTTAAAGTATAATTATCCCTTGTGCATCTTTAATGATGAGTTAATACGTGAATTGTTgggtggttttttttttttttgttacagaATGATGTATTTCCTTGCTATACTCGGATTCAAGAACTGGACATGCCTGCTATAGGAAATGGGAGCATCAATAAACATTTTTAGTGATCACCAAGAAAAACTCAACAATATTAAAGATAATTCAAAGAGGTTGTCACTAAAGGGTTGATATTTcctatttgtttcttttaatcttCAATATTTGTGTCATGAGAGATGTATCATCCTGTGCAATACCAACTTTTAAAGCTAGGTGTGTGCTTGGGATTCTATCATATGCCCTTTTCAAAGGCTTGAAAGTTGAAATTGGGAGTTGGAAAACTATTTTGAGATTTGATGCATCAGTGATCCATGTTGGCAATTATTAATCCAAAGTTTGTAGAGTTGTGCTTTTGAATGTTTtggtgtcttttttttttttttttttttttctgtaagtaagaattatattaaaaaaaaagaacggCAATAACCTATGAGCCTAAGTAGAGCATACCTTACGCCAAACAACCAAAAGAGAAGCACACCCTCAATAAATGAGGGAAACCAAAATCACAATGATAAATATCTAAACACAAAAAGAGCAAAATCAGACTCAAGTTGGGTCTGTGATCACAGGTCGACTAGCGCCAACATCTTGATTAGCCTTAGCAAGcatattcttcttttttctctcacGCTTCTTTGGAAACTTGGACTTACCAGAACGTAGTCAAAGCCTGAGTCCTCTGACCAAGAAGATTGAATATCACCCTCTTTAACATGGACCTACATGGAAGACTCCTCACCAACCATATTTGTCTCAACCATACATCTTATATCCATCGAACAATGCAAATACCCAAGAGACGGGATATCCATATTTTCCTCTAACATAGGATAGAAACGCGTCTCCATCAGATCACTAGCACCTCTTGGAGCACTAGGACACGCTGCAGCTGCCTGCTCAACTATCTTAATTAAAGTTCCACTGAGCTTAGTCCCCCCATAAATCTTCTTGCTATCCTTCCTTCCCTTCATAACCCATTCCTTAGTTGGACCCTAATATGCTTGATCCCTCTTCTTATAGTTGAATAGCCCGAAAACCCATCTCGAGCATGACCACGATCCCCATACTCAACTGATCCTTCAACTGCTACTTTTTTCTATCCACCTCCATGCGCAGCAAAACCACCTCGTGACACCACTGGCCATGACTAAGATCTACTCCGCCCCTTCCATGCATCATCCACCCCTTTCCTAAAGGATCTTACTAGCAAAGCTAGCCTAGATCCCATTAGACCATTTGAACGCTTTGAGCTCCCCACTTCACCACCTTTTTGAGTGGGCCTTGCTCTTCCCTACCTTTTTTGtttgctttttcttttatcttaccGAGTATTATGGTGTTTTTATAGtgtatatattcttaaaaacttttaaaaggTTAGGGCCTGTTTTCTTTGGCGTTTTCAgcccgttttgagttttcaatttttcaaaacactgaaaacgcgtttactttgttattttcaaaaacgcattttcaaaaataactaaaaaatttgtaaagaaaacccaaaacaacattttgttgttttggacattttcaatgaaaatacactgaaaactcaaaaacacgaaaaacactcaaccccccctccctcccAACCCCCTAAATTCTCGACAGAACTGCTCTCTCTgctctctgctctctctctctctctctctcttgcaagcATCAACGACCTCATCATCTCCACTCTCctttctactctctctctctctctctctcgcaagcaTCAGCCGTCGATCGCCTCGCCATCTCTGTCGCTGCCACTCTCCTCTTTGCTCTCCCTCTTGTAAGCATCAGCCGTCGAACCCCTCGCCATCGAAGTCGCTGCCACTCTcctctttgctctctctctctctctcacaagcATTGGCCATCGACCTCGCCCGCCACCGCTAAAGCTGCCATCGACCTCGCTCGCCACCGTTGAAAGCCATCACAGTCGATCTTGCTGGTTCTATTGAAAGCTGCCGCCATTGATCTTAGATATACGGAGATTTTTTcgttggatcttgctggttttGGGGTATGTTAACTCCCTTGGCTTGGAgcttctaatggtaggctctgatcgGTGGTTGTCGGTGATAGAACCGCCGGCCGGAGAAGATGCAGTGCTAGAGAATGGAAAAATGAaagggaagaaaaggaaagaaataaaaaagaaaagaaaaaaaaacataaaataatttttcaaaaattacaaagtaaactcgttttcaatttttagttttgagaaacaatttttaaaaatgacaaagagaacgcattttcagaaatctcaaaacaaacactcaaaacacaaaactcaaaatgaattcaaaactcaaaactcaaaaatgaaacacaaagagaacactaCCTTAGAATTTATTAGGGataattttctctttaaaacataattgaaatttaaaaaaagaaataagctaatttataataaatgaaaaaaaataatcttgaGAGTTCATGAATATACCtattgatatatatgtattgataATACAAATTTGAATCAATGGAAAAACGTCACgtaataccccaaaataaaagaaagtaatttcagaatttttaagaattttcctAGTAACTATGAAGCAGTTTAGAGAACTAAAAGTCAGTGTAATAAGCTGAATCCACTAAAGGGAGTACCGTAGAACTCAGATACTTAGAAGAAGGACATGATATTGACAAGCATCTCAAGATGAGATTTGAGAcgcaaaaagaaattaaaacggagatagtttttggtgcagctaaaatacaacttgaaaaattgaatgatcgtaagggacttcCGAAAAGCCAACGGAACCCTGAAAGGGCTCCAATTTTATGTAGggatcaaccctgaagtggtttaAAGACGAAATGATAGTCCTGTGAGGACACTAGGACAAAAACGTacttatcgagtaattttgagttattgattttggattttaagtatcataatacaaattaatttaatgtttgaggatgtaattgcaaTGTGCAATGGTTCAAGTGAGATTAAGGATCTAATTTATGGATTTATATGTAatgttcataattttaattatataataaattacataaaccatatatgtatatatatgtgtgtggccAAAATCTGTGGGTGAAAGTAGTGGGAGTACATAGGAAGTATtatgtaataaataatatatatacttgaaGCCCAAGCATAGACAAGTATAAATAGGCTTTGGGCGCAAGGAAGAAAAGGTGCAgggaaaagaagaagtaaaggaaaatcaagagaaaagaagaaggaggaggagaagagaaaagaagaggaaaagaggaaaaatgggGAAAGCTTTCTAAAAATTCTGAGAATTAATTTTGGGCTAGAGGAGTTGCCCGAAATTATCCAGGTATGCGCTTTGAGGTTAGAGCTCGAATACtgaggaagcctgagaggctaagtcaagggaGTGTTGGGGCTCAGAATTTAGCATTTAGAAGCCTAACACGAGAGTCGAGGTTGAGCACGAATTTTAAGGCATTTTGAATTGTATTCAAGGTGAGtgcttttacaaaaaaattgattttgttgcatgtgaatggtttaacttgtgaatggttgttttcatgtaggaggttcatcccaaaatgttttatacatgtgcattgaattttgtgcattaaatacgatgcattgaaatgtcattttatgtaatgcatCATTTCATGTTGTGGTTATGGTATTGGCATGTGTATGGGACATGGGTAGTGTGTAATGACCCATTTAATGGGTCTtagatgataattatattttttttggtgtAGTGCATTTCATGTGGGCCTAAATTGTTAGATGCCAAGAATAATTTATGGGTGATTAATTAAGAGGTTAAATGGTACAAAATATTCCCATGTGATTAAgatgcaattaattaaaaataatgtttttggttaaaatttatttggaaGTAAATTAATGGGTGTGTGAAATATTTAAGGCATAAATGGTATTATAAAGTAGGCTTGGGCCAAGTGTTCAAAGCCCAATGAAAGTGGTGGGTTAAACAATTCCATGGGCCTAATAGGAAATGGGCTTTTGAATGGGCCTAGACCATAAATAAAAGTGGGCCTTGGTAAatgaattatatatgtatatttgtatgCATAACTattgattaaagaaaaagaataaggaaatgaaaatgaagccaaaaaatcaaaaggggCTTAATAAAGTTAgtgctgtgtgtgtgtgtaagggGAAAATGTGGAAAAATGGGGCAAAGTTGGTGGGATAGGTGGTTGGCGAAAAAGGCATGCCATGCCCTCTTGCTTTTTCTccaatcttcatttttctctctctctttcccttggTTCTCTCGACAgcctcttccttcttctccttcttcttcatccattCTCCTTTTCTCTTGGTGAAGAATCAAGCTTCAAAGTGGTAGGTCTCCAACCTTGGAcaagttcttcatcttcttagtctcttcttttctccatctttcttatcctttaatgcaagttctcttctcttctccatttTTGGTGCAAGTTCTCTTGCATCTCCTTTTGGTTGTGCAAGTTCTTATTGATTATTTCTATCTATTTTGAGCACAGTTTGTTTCCTCCATtgctataatattttttcttttgataaaatgGGTCTCTCTTTTTGGTTACAAACATTTTgctaaatttctttaaaaacaaataaatgagtCTTGTTGAGGTTTCATTTGGGGCTTGATTTACTCCACAAATATTTCAAGGAATAGCATTTTATTGGTTATATGCAATTTTTGTtgatttgcattgcattctTTTGTCCATTTTCATTTATGGGTCTCAAGAGTTGACCCTTTTGGGTGAAAGTCGACTCTATATATTAAGCTCTCGGCTGGGTTGACTAAGTTGATGTAGAAGTCGACTTTCTTCTTCCAAAAGTCGACTTTCGAATTCTGGAAGTCAACTTTCCATTTTCAGATTACGTACCTTGTACTCTTTAGACCATAACTTTTTGTCCCGATATTGGaattaagatccattttttttttttgttataaccCTAACTCAATAAGCTTCGATTTGGTATATTATGGAAAAAAATTGGATAACAATTATCCTTGTTAGTTACTTGTCAACATGTCTCGAATATTATAATGGGATGTTAAATTCTTGAATAAGCCATAGATGGATGTGAATGAAGTCATATGCATGATTATGATGTGATGTAGCCTAGAATCCTAGTGGGTGAGTGTAGGCATGTTATTGTGAAGTTGTGAAGATGCTTGAATGTGTAtgcatacgtatatatatatattgccttaaacgcacctattattttgcacgaAAGAAAGTAAGTGGATATCCCCAAGGCATGCCATGACAAAAAAGTGCAGTTAGTCtgcaaagaaagaaatgttaaaaaaaGGGGGTGGTGTGTccataaagaaagaagaaagaaatggggaTATTCCACAAAGGTGATATGTCCGCATTTTtgtatgtgtaatatatatatttttgtactaTAAGCTATGTTGATAAAAGGGCATTTTGTTATGGTCTAAGTGTGTGAATGTTATCTTCCATGGTGAAGTGTGTTAtttgatgtaagaaaagaaagtacgatatatatatatatatatattgaagcaCGGTTTAATGAAGAAGGCATGATTTTAATGGTCTCTATATATGCGGGTAGTGGTTCTTTCCTTGACTCTTATATTATGCATGCCTTCATATATTGACCTTTTCACTATTCCTGTTTGCTTGTTATATGCTTGCTTAGCCTTGTGACTCATTTGTTTgccttttgtcattccaggtaagggcaaatCTGTAGTAGAAGGGGAGTCTAGTGGGGCTCGAAGTTGATTTTAGATATGTACAAAGATCTCACCCGACCTAAAGATTTTGGGATTTGTGTAGAGGGCCGGTGTCGaaggttattttttttgtatgttattggcaccttttgtttattttgagaagtgtatggcttttaaagccttaaaaaatgatgtaagaatgaTTATCGCTCCTATTAGAAGTGAGTCCATTTAGtatatgaagtttttttttttttttttatttctgtatTCCATTTGGAAGGACCTTCTTTCGGATGTTTCTATGCTAGCGGGCATATCCGGAAGTGGGCCCTAACATAGTGTTTCCAAAatacttttgagtgggaacgtaatctctgaCGTGATTGTGGTGAGCCGAGTTTCTGCGTTGATGTTGACCATCCAGTGtcgggagtggtaacgattgttcttGAGGTGTCGGAGAGATGAGTTGATGTTGCCTTCTTAAGCTAGGATTGTGTTGTGCTAATGCGTCGATGCGATTATGTTGCCCTTAGAGAGATTCCTCTTTTCCCATTGTTTAGGTTAAGCACtgtatgggattctcttgggctgggacaTGTCAGGATATGTCAGTTTATTCATGGTCttgtatatattcatgaaaatgtttttgaactatcacttagatgattcaacatttaatttggactttgtccctggaatattcaaatgttccaggtgaaagtagcAGTGTTAAGGGAAAAGAGTTTATCGAGATGTAGCAGTTATTTACATATTAGATCTATAGTAGGTCTTTGACTTTGTGCGAGATATTCAGTTatcatgtattttgttttgaaaatatgatgtAAAACAATGTACGATTTCTATGTTATACATGAAGCATTTGcggttatgtatcatttgaggttttgatcttggttctgcatttatgatgatgttaccTGTCTTATCTTATTGATTATTTAGTTTGATATGTTGAGAAGGTGGAATTGGGattgttaggaaatgatttatgttgagtgtatgttggaaaaaaaaatatattcttgaaattttgagaaaatccAGATTAATGCCGCACttggaaaagcggggtgttacacatcaACCATGACTTAGTTGTTTCATTCCCTTGCTGGACCTATAAAttaaataagcaaaaaaaattatcttttaaggGTCGTCTAGGAAGGCTCTTCAATAGCCAAataaaaaacttgaaagaaaaaaaaataggttaaTGATCACAAGATagtaaagagaagaaaaaaaaatataaataaagagagaaaatgaacaTATGAGATATTCTCCTAATTAACTATTAGATAGTTATTTCTTAGACATGTAGTGGTTCTTGATGGGAGCATACTTGTCAATTTCATTTCGTTCTGATTGGAATGCCTAGAGCATCTCAATTTAAAAGACAAATCTGAACGAAATGGATGTTATTTCTTCTCAGAcaaatttttggttgttttagcCAGTATTTATGGAAACAGGTGCAAGATGGGCATTTTAGTCGTGATTGTTTAGGTCTTCTTAGGAATTGGGATATGCTTGGCCCTAGTTTCTTCCCTAATCTTCttccctcttctttttttttttggcttttcttatttatttattttttgcttatcCCTTtgagaaagataaaaaagaaaagattatatcatgcaaaatatattatttctcaTTATAATCATAGAAATGACACTTCAatcttttatttaagaatttgaTCAAAACACAAGAGTGTTTGGAAATGTATTATTGATATATTAAGtgctttatatatacatatatataattttgaaacaatccaaaataaaatattaaatattttgataccaaaatatcttattataataaaaaaaatttgaaacgAAATTAACAACCTTGAATGGGAGTCGATTCACTTCTTGATTTCTATGCAATCATCTATTATTTTTGGCATAATAGGTGTCATCTATCTTGTAAGCATAAATCCTAATTCCAAATATTGTTCTCTAGAGATGAtgattaggggtgtgcaaatgATCGATTCAGTTACTGAACCGAATTAAATTTGATAACCAAAAAACCAAATTGTTGTAAAACTTTGAATCGAATTAACCAAAAAACCAAactaaccaaaaacaaaaacaaaattgaacaaaaatcataaaaatcaaactgaCTGAATAAACAgtataaaccaaaaaaaaaacaaaaagaactgAACAAATCGAAATAATTTTCGGCCTTATTGTTACCATCGACCACCGAGCTGGTTGATGATTCCAATGATTGGAACCGATTATCGGATTCCCCCAACTCCGGTGGTTCATATATCTAAATATGAGTTCATCTaatagttaattttttgtaaatctaaaattaattttattgtcaaaacttgcatttttgGAAAATCGTCACTAGTTGCCATCCACGATGCATTTTGACAATCGGAACTGACCATCATATTAGTGTTGGCTTAGCAatccacatacccaaaaatcaaggTCAGAATTCAGTAGATTTAGGTTTTAATGTCTAAAATACCACCCTATTCTTGTGTTATATACTAGAAAATTGAGAAGGTCACCAGAAATCTTACTAAAGGGGTTGAATCCCATAAGTTGTAAATCGATGAAGGAAATAGAGGCGACTTTTGAGGCGATGGTGGTTTCCAAGGAGGTGTCGATGGATGAGCACGATGGTGTGAATTGTGTGATGGAGCCAATGGCTTGCGGTGGGAGGAAACAATCGAAGAATGGTAGCGATGGGAATAGGGCTGGTCATTGTTGGCATCGAAGGTAGAGATGAAGGGTCAGCTGTTAGGACATCGGGATCGGTCGGAGATGGTGATGGTAGATGAAGGGGAAGGGGAAGTGTTGAAGGCCAAGGGgaaggaagaaggagcaaaGGATCAGTTTGgttcttccattatttttttatttttggcaaaaaatgacatcattttgtAACTTCAatcaatttggttattttagttatttcctacacaaaaaatgaattgaaaccaattaaggattttcaaacaataTACTATTTTGCTTTTAGCAGGCTAAGATATAACCTCTTACATAGTTTTTTCAAGAAGTAGTCAGAACCTTTACATTGCTTTTACAAAGAGCAACTAGGACCTTTACAAGGTGTTTTTTAATGGTTCAAGCACAAACCTtaattgcttaaacaagaagtGGATAATACAAGTTAACATATGGAGAAGTTGTTACATTTTAAGCACTCAAACAAGAAGTGGCTTCTCACAAAGAAATCaaagattaaaatatagttgttgcgaaaaatctcttcaaaacagaAAGGGTTAGTGCAATAACATCGAACCAGATTTAATCGGACATAAAGAACAATACACAAAGTACTGAAAAcagcaacaagaagatgaacacgatgtgacacccgtaacttacttacatgcttaacaataaataataatattcgaacgaactttaaggtttagcgcagaaaaattggagaaaccagacttctataaacttaagtaaagtttagaacataataaaaattcaaagcacgttttgtgtaaatataaagtttgacatggaaacatggtttcaacagaagaaacGAAGACTTCGCGAAGATGCTTTAtagcaataacatatataaaaatatccggaGCTTAAAGCTAAACTCATACTTCcttgaaattagataaaaatccaagacatgctttatggcatacatataaaaaaagatcagagttcaaccccaagaactttgtttcaaaaagaaactaaaacttaaattcttgaaaaattctttttcattgatccaccacgctccacgtcctgATCTCCTCATTTATAATCACCTGGGGGGGAAatataaggggtgagattacgcaaatctcagtaagtacaagagaaccatcatatgtatttaaacaagtcatgacataacataacatatcatatggagacacgagaggttccaccaacttgcaggggtaagaaccctcgtgcgtagcgctaccgagctccggtcccgaaacttgcgtgaacataacataacatgagggaccacataacatagttcatggtcatgcttaaacatcataaatagttcataatgtacttacctcaacttgctttgatgagatttgaatgtttaaggcttcacctttacacctctcaatatggcataaacttagcttcgattgatttggaatacccaaaactcacccaaaggtcctatttatagaattatccaacaaatcataacctgccatgtgtcatgtaattatttgggactcatcatGACTCCCAAGTGTTCATATTGCCAAATatcctatataatcatttctatccatgtgttcttatcaaatggtgccatgtgtcccatataatcatttatatccatgtgttcttatcttatctttgtaatgaccaatggaagcttgccatgtgtccttgatattttgaacctcacatgcttaattacattttcaacacttccatcattacatctcatacgatttaattcatttttctacatttcccatcattactccacatggttaatttattttctacatttcccatcattactcccacatggttatttgattttctacatatcccatcattacacctttaactagttagctatatttggttactttaactatttagtttgagatattttgatgagatatttttaggtttcaagaattgcaccttggcccaaaatttctggataatttgcacttaggcccttgcaacttagtccccgggctattttttaattgcattttagcccccaaagaaaggataaattacgctaataccccaagattttaggtaaattatatttttacccgaacttcaatatttacgattttgccactggctcaaaaactgaacctttgtctcaaggtttctataatcccttgaaaggacatatttcctcaagtattagaagctaaaaatcccaagtattacattatatctCAGTCTAAgaatctcgggtgttacaatcTACCCTCCTAAAAAAATTTTCGTCCTCGAAAATTTACCTTACTTCTCGTCATCAAATAGCTAGGGATATTTGGATCGCATCTCGTCCTCAcgctcccatgttgcttcttCAACTGAATGATGTTGCCATAACACCTTGACCAACGGTATATCTTTATTGCGAAGCCTTCGTATCTCTCGAGTAACAATGCTTATTGGTGCCTCCTCATATTTCAAGTCTTGCTGTAT from Diospyros lotus cultivar Yz01 chromosome 8, ASM1463336v1, whole genome shotgun sequence carries:
- the LOC127808591 gene encoding cyclin-D3-1-like; amino-acid sequence: MDQTNADTEDNVMEGFESRQEIDALLKEAEEDMLINSSTDDISNSEEDDDYVQMLIEREINNGFPWHICEFACLALDNWLKYARWNAISWILRREQHYVIQLLSLACLSLATKMKEEKTLTLRDFPMEEYQFDNKVIQRMELLIPLHQTKQSLELRNLFLATMKDVNLMGNRPSIIAVAATLVAMDPKLTKSSLDLKIKAFSPIGFLEINDVFPCYTRIQELDMPAIGNGSINKHF